The Salvelinus alpinus unplaced genomic scaffold, SLU_Salpinus.1 scaffold_40, whole genome shotgun sequence genome contains the following window.
aaattgatgtggctctgtgcaaattcacgggatattttggaggcaaagccaaatgtaaactgaggattttggatataaatatgaacttgatcgaacaaaacatacatgtattgtgtaacatggtgtcccgggagtgtcatctgatgaagaatatcaaaggttagtgattaatttcatcaatatttctgctttttgtgactcctctctttggttggaaaatcgctgtatgctttctgtgactacttgctgtcctaacataatgatatgttctgctttcgccgaaaagattttttgaaatcggacactgtggttggattaacgagattgttatctttaaaatggtgtatgtttgagaaatttgaattatgatatttctgttgattgaatttggcgccctgcaatttcattggctgttggcgagtgGTTCCGCTAGTACTAGACAGGTTTtaataacccatcatttatacatgTTAATTCATAACCTATCATTTATATAtgttaacccatcatttatacctgttaattcataacccatcatttatacctgttaattcataacccatcatttatacctgttaattcataacccatcatttataccttcTCTTTATACCTTCTCggattcgaaaatgctaattagcatcaaagtagacgacatgcaagactacaaatccctgcaagctcctgcatgtcatctctagcCGACACCTTTCACAGAACAGTTCACTGaattgtccattgaaataaatgTTGACAATTTTAATCATTGcttcataaaggcctgattggtggagtgctgcagagatggttgtccttctggaaggttctcccatctccacagaggaactttggagctctgtcagagtgaccatcaggtttttgttcacctccctgaccaaggcctttctctccCAAtcactcagtttggccgggtgaccagctctaggaagagtattccatttaaaaatgatggaggtcactgtgttcttggggaccttcaatgctgcagaatttttttggtacccttccccagatctgtgcctcggcataatcctgtcttggagctctacggacagttccttcgacctcatggcttggtttttgctctgacatgcactgtcaactgtgggaccatatatagacaggtgtgtgtgtgccttccaaatcatgtccaatcagttgaatttaccacaggtggactacgaacaagttgtagatacatctcaaggattattaatggaaacaagatgcacctgaaagCAATTTTGAGtatcatagaaaagggtctgaatacttatgtaaataaggtatttctgtttttttttaacctgttttcactttgtcattatgggctattgatgACATCCCTCTGAAACAAGATAGCCTAACCATCAGAAAAACACCTTCCTTAGCCTACTCCTCCCGCTGCTGCTTGCCTTCGTAAATTCTGATGTTATGCTCCTAAAGTTTCtgataataggctacaccagcagtcgttatgctcctatagtttctggtaataggctacaccagcagtcgttatgctcctatagtttctggtaatagactacaccagcagtcgttatgctcctatagtttctggtaataggctacaccagcagtcgttatgctcctatagtttcttgtaatagactacaccagcagtcgtgatgctcctatagtttctggtaataggcttcaccagcagtcgttatgctcctatagtttctggtaaggctacaccagcagtcgttatgctcctatagtttctggtaataggctacaccagcagtcgttatgctactatagtttctggtaataggctacaccagcagtcgttatgctcctatagtttcttgtaatagactacaccagcagtcgttatgctcccatagtttctggtaataggctacaccagcagtcgttatgctcctatagtttctggtaataggctacaccagcagtcgttatgctcctatagtttctggtaatagactataccagcagtcgttatgctcctatagtttctgataataggctacaccagcagtcgttatggtcctatagtttctggtaataggctacaccagcagtcgttatgctcctatagtttctggtaatacgCTACACAAGCAGTCGTTAtactcctatagtttctggtaataggctacaccagcagtcgttatgctcctatagtttctggcgatagactacaccagcagtcgttatgctcctatcatttctggtaataggcttcaccagcagtcgttatgctcctatagtttctggtaataggctacaccagcagtcgttatgctcctatagtttctggtaatagactacaccagcagtcatTATGCTCCTATcgtttctggtaatagactacaccagcagtcgttatgctcctatagtttctggtaataggctacaccagcagtcagcAACCCTTTTCCATTTGGTGCTAAttcatctgaccatttctactgatctggtgcCAGTTCTGATATTCATATTcacattttactggaacagtttcatttcatttataAAAGTATCTCAAAATTCTTATCTGTGtttaatctacattctatctaaatctaaAAGAAAattcaaatctaaaagtaacttttattgccattgccaactatgtaaaaatagtctACATAAAGCCAATAAACAAAAACATcacagcctgcaggtagaaaatatcctgataaaaataaatatccaatAATTCACATTTGCTGCACATGGCATGTCTacaacaaacttgaaacattgtatcaactgggTCAGCCCAAAACTCCAGATAGcaagcttgcaacattgtataaaatgttCTAGGCCCTCAGTTTCCCGGCCAGTGAGTtccggacagacacagctgttggCTATTTGTGCAAagaataagaagtaatcaggtattttataacatttccactggatcagagcattacatctTTCCCTTTttatgctgagtggttatcgaaagggtgagagctggaaatattttacgaaaatactttgaggaactattgtcattcgcaattggtttttgattagactttgtttacttaatgtttgaggtgaagaaaaaattactttgagaagctccacagctcattagtggtggtgcgttaagacaatcagaaatactatcagacatccccaaattggcacatttataggcctacatttgcgcgcaggacaggtagactagtcctacttctatcaaatcaaaatgtatttgtcacgtgcgccaaatacaacaggtgtagtagaccttacagtgaaatgctgacttacaggctctaaccaagtTTAAAAAATGCACTCGAACTACGTATCATTTAGTGgctccttatgttacgctgggaaaacagttttcatgggcacagaaatactaaatcatttcagagtttgctaaatccaatggttctaaccgagagtcaccttaactttattgacaacagccaaatggatactgtcattaacatggttcttcaataattacacataatacttaatactgtagctgtttagttacagtcacatgttcaactatcatcagctgatccaggaaatcattttctgaatgacagtatcatgacaaacatcacaacatgcaacaacaaccaaagtgcttcttcattcattactctggtaaagacagttatgccgtgctccatccaacatccctaacaaattgatgtttataatgttattgtctgcttgatttacagtagggtctcATTAGTCTGTTTGGACATGGAGATACTtggctcataatgtgtagagaactgttccttgatggataggctattgtacaacacacacagctattttcctttattcaggacatttagaatgacaacacattacagagtagcctagtgggattattgacaaaattatctggtgatcaggctatgaaatgtcatgacaaagacattttagtttccatgtttcacctgaaATATTAAATTATTTATAGTCTTAGGTCTATGTTCTTGTTAGGTGAAGttttgggtcctacagtaggtctatgttgttgttaggtgaagttatgggtcctacagtaggtctatgttgttgttaggtgaagttatgggtcctacattaggtctatgttgttgttaggtgaagttatgggtcctacagtaggtctatgttatagttatgggtcctacagtaggtctatgttgttgttaggtgaagttatgggtcctacagtaggtctatgttatagttaggtgaagttatggatcctacagtaggtctatgttgttgttaggtgaagttatgggtcctacagtaggtctatgttgttgttaggtgaagatatgggtcctacagtaggtctatgttcttgttaggtgaagttatgggtcctacagtaggtctatgttgttgttaggtgaagttatgggtcctacagtaggtctatgttgttgttaggtgaagttatgggtcctacagtaggtctatgttgttgttaggtgaagtttattggtcctacagtaggtctatgttgttgttaggtgaagttatgggtcctacagtaggtctatgttgttgttaggtgaagttatgggtcctacagtaggtctatgttcttgttaggtgaagttatgggtcctacagtaggtctatgttgttgttaggggaagttatgggtcctacattaggtctatgttgttgttaggtgaagttatgggtcctacagtaggtctatgttgttgttaggtgaagttatgggtcctacagtaggtctatgttatagttatgggtcctacagtaggtctatgttgttgttaggtgaagttatgggtcctacagtaggtctatgttatagttaggtgaagttatgggtcctacagtaggtctatgttgttgttaggtgaagttattggtcctacagtaggtctatgttatagttatgggtcctacagtaggtctatgttgttgttaggtgaagttatctgtcctacagtaggtctatgttattgttcgGTGAAGTTTTGTTAAACACTTAGTGgacaaaccctcattgtcaggctgatggcAAAGCTAGCCAATAGCATTTTAAGTgtttttaaaaaaggtataaagcaacaataacacaaacattatattaagcaggacattcaaacgaggcttacaattataatccaaaagtaatgtgaagtgcactcataagcaacctgtaaatggaggctatatttgctgtcagcctatgagaattcccctgagttttcccccatggtggtgaattagtgaatagacacagagcttaataatgtgagtttccttgagtagcactcctgatcGTGCGCTGTAATATTCAGAATCATTTGTGGAAAACTAAAATCTTCACTGACCATTTTTGCTCCaatcagatatactacatccataaatagtggtttcctcattagcagatatactacatccataactagtggtttcctcattagcagggaggagtttctacaaccagatatactacgtccataactagtggtttcctcattagcatatatactacatccataactagttgtttcctcattagcagatatactacatgcataactagcggtttcctcattaccagatatactacatccataactagcggtttcctcattaccagatataatacatccataactagcggtttcctcattagcagatataatacatccataactagcggtatcctcattagcagatatactacatccataactagtgatttcctcattaccagatatactacatccataactagtggtttcctcattaccagatatactacatccataactagtagtttcctcattagcagatatactacatccataactagtggtttcctcattaccagatatactacatccataactagtggtttcctcattagcagatacactacatccataactagtggtttcctcattaccagatatactacatccataattAGCGGATTCCTCATTAGCAGGGTGGTGATTCTGCAACCAAATTGTGTGCATCGCCCTCCTGCCGCAATTTtacaaacacagaaaggggcctatattggagaccaaaagtcgtctggcactgtgcttaggatttcaacaacttgaataacttatttctagcctacaatcatcaatgttactactaatgtgaaaacaagacaattgTCATATAATTTAACAGACGTCATTTGTTGTACAACTTCATGGGTACGctctgggcatcaccttttacctcaaataaacagtggatttttgctgttgtgggccttttaACCATCTGTCATTGtggttcacacaggagagagatgtgactatcgtggatcctctggggagcctcaacaacatcatgatgctgacgaggtagagaagagtctctccagatcagaacacttcaagaaacaccagcagagacccacagggaagaaatctcattgCTGCTCTGACTGCGGAAACGTTGCAAATATTCATCATACCTTAAAATACACCAGcgagtacacacaggagagaaaccttatagctgtgatcaatgtgggaagagttttattaaGTCTAGCAATCTGACAGtacaccagagaaaacacacaggaaaGAAACCTTTTAGTTGTAATCAATGTGTGAAATTTTTTATTACATCTAGagatctgactgtacaccagagaacacacacaggggagaagcattatagctgtgatcagtgtgggaagagttttattacatctagccatctgactatacaccagcggagacacacaggagagaaacttcCCCACTGTTCAGATTGTGGAAAAAGCTTTTCAACATCACATACTTTGAAGATGCACCggaaaacacacacaggagagaaatcttatagctgtgatcaatgtgggaggagttttactcagtcaagcTCCCTGAAATCCCACCGTAaactacacacaggagagaaatattttagctgtgatcaatgtgggaagagttttactacatctagctatctgactatacaccagcggagacacacaggagagaaaccttatagctgtgttcaatgtgggaagagatactctgataaaagttatctgatcaaacatcagaaaatacatacatgaaggagttgtttcatgacatcaatgaaataatgtcacaatgtagaatgttttaacacattgtagtaggagtattttaatgatgtcacaatgtagaatgttttaacattgtagtaggagtattttaatgatgtcacaatgtagaagcctaaacgtttgtcccctgttctattgatttcagcatgatatggatattagcctcagggggaaaaatccaggctctgattTGAAATAGTATTATTTATGTGATTAAGCAAAAGGTGGCAAACAAAAAAAGAGTTGTGTTacacttaccacgttggtgacccacttgaatcaaaatgcaacacttaaATGTAActagctgttttctacaagttgtCCTCTAACCGGTGATGTACACATaattcccagattccgtgtggttgttgagctgttagttttaacaggacgtgcaacctcatctctctcctgtcgcacaattgatttcaacatgatatcgatGAGTAATGACAAATAAGTTttgtgttcctttgtttagcgacccctacatttaaatgcgtcactccaaaatgtagctgactaTCTTCTGcgggttgtcctctaaccagtgaggttaaagatatctctcatttccatgtgttttgtttagttgtgttagtttcaacagcatgtACAACCTAATTTCcaccctaatcgatatcagtgatttattgctacttgtcaaaacaacagcgtttctggtgcttgtgcagtttataaggagcttgttttaaaaaatacaattattgtagcagatgtttgtgtatataccacATGTTAGAttttcaatttatcccaaactgtttctgcatattggttattgactTGGAcatgttaaaactgtgttttgacattgggctatcccacctagcaactatgcaatcaaatatttcatatttacatttcatgtaacatttagtaGTGATATTTATTCATGCAAGCAACTGACAATTTTTggggtacaattatattgacattgttacCCTGCTTTTAGAATTTTAAGGTTAATTCTCACATGTGCCaaaccaaatgtactagagcatgacattggggactgggccccgatccaacaacatgcctttCGAGTGAACCCTGATAAGGGAGAGAAGCTCTGCAGTTaggtggaaagttactatggatattgcaggagtttcctcttgaaatcagacatgtctgtggtaaggacaacttggttgctgattatctcaagggtgggcagtcagAATGCTTTGTGTTTTGCATTTAGCcagtgcgttgccatggatcacaatttattttgactgcacgtttttccgtattggagacgagttttgtttgggctcctttcaaggggacgagagttctagaagctagtgagttttatgTTTCTTTGTGGGAAAAATAaatcttgtttttaattgttgttagacagacaccatgtttatattgtagaaggtgaagcattgtagttgattataatgtgaaatggaagttgttttctgttggtggtgagcatTCTCTTAAGGTGTtagtctttggtttttccatttatgttttgaggttgttCTTTAGCACGTCTAGCTCGTCAGCAtgtaggacgcactgattggtgtcacctcgttagtcagtatgtgttacacctgtgctggcttgtccatctcgttagtgggaaggtgtttcacctgagctggtccaggttctatttaagagtgtctggcccagtgctccagttgtcttgatagatgtggagagtcaacacctttagttgctctacctttttggtttgcttcctgtctttaagtttggtgttagtttttcttttgtttgcctcttcttgggcagatttagtgggtctcatggtgggtgtcttttaggtcccagttgttgttactagtcaatttTCAGTGGACAGCCCCAAACTAGCTTGAATTTTGGGATGGATATTGCATCCaattaatattttaatcaatggcattaCCTTAGGGTGCTCATTAGTTTTTCAGTTGTTAGTCTTCTGtttgttgtgtactaaatatttcattttttaatttgtttttttcctgtgaagccattgtgttgcatccatgtctgaaatgtgctgtataaataaagcatgatttgatttcaacaaatgaacccaatgactgaccaatcaacagacacTTGGTCCCTCTTAGTATTTTTTTATGaaaagaatacagtatatacatatgagatgagtaatacatagaccaagatacagtagaataggatagaatacagtatatacatatgagatgagtaatgcatagactaagatacagtagaataggatagaatacagtatatacatatgagatgagtaatacatagactaagatacagtagaataggatagaatacagtatatacatatgagatgagtaatgcaaaatatgtcaacattattaaagtgactagtgttccatttttaaagtagccagtgattccaagtctatgtatataggcagcagcctctaatgtgctagtgatggctatttaacagtctgatggccttgagatagaagctgtttttctgtctctcggtcccagctttgatgcacctgtactgacctcgccttctggatgataacggggtgaacaggcagtggctcgggtggttgttgtccttgatgatctttttggccttcctgtgacatcgggtgctgtagatgtcctggagggcaggtagtttgcccacggtgatgtgttgggcagatcatctcctttgttttgttgacgttgggcgagatgttattttcctggcaccacactcccagggccctcacttccgccctgtaggctgtctcatcaggcctactactgttgtgtcgtctgcaaacttgatgattgaggtgttcatggccatgcagtcatgggtgaacaggaagtacaggagtgGGCTGAGCACCCTTCCTTGTGGgtatcagcgaagtggaggtgttttttcctaccttcaccacctgggggtggcccgtcaggaagtccaggacccagttacacaggggtgggttcagacccagggcctcaagcttaatgaagagcttggagggtactatggtgttgaatgctgagctatagtcaatgaacagcattcttatataggtattcttcttgtccagatgggatagggctagcatcgtctgtggatctattggggcggtaataaaattgaagtgggtctagggcacaggtgtcaaactcattccacggggggccgagtgtctgcgggttttcgctcctcccttgtacttgattgatgaattaacatcactaattagttaggaactccccacacctggttgtctagggctttattgaaaggaaaaaccaaaaacctgcagacactaggccctccgtggaatgagtttgacacccctggtctagggtatcaggtaagactagtctctcaaagcacttcatgatgacggaagtgagtgctacggggcgatagtcatttagttcagttaccgtgcgtctttcaggcgatgctgccagcgtgacgtataatctagtggacggttcttcataaacagctcgtcaacaacctcggtagcttgctagccaacatagccgaaatATTCAAGCTATTTATACGATTTCGGTctatattagccactgtgttttagACATACTTCTgtcgtatctacttgttaacctatttaatttaatattacgttatttttTATTAGTCAGTTATATTAGCTGGCTGGTTAAGatagcactagcctagtcgctaatgatagctagctagctaacatccccgaacatGAGCTCCCTAAACTTCTTCCCTCCAGTTAaagaagaggaggtctgctggacggagaaagaatctctggggctgaacattgttgtgaaagaggagaaggaagaggaggatgtcacagttaaacaagaagtagaggatgaggctgttacagtgaaagaagaggaagaggaggatgcagtttttggagtgaagaaggaaggagagattactgtcacattggaggaaggagatctgattaacaccagtaagtaccgcctTAAATTTGTTTTTAACTTTGGATATTCGGAGTTGGCCcgtcaatacctcttcaacggagggccataggatgatgactgatatgtttagaatcagacgacgtagagaACAAGCTACCTCTTGTttaacatatatatttgagaagggtctatctgctgaccgcagactggggTGCAAGGCATGTAGTGATTTTCATGTAGTGATGATTTACTACACACCGTTCCCCCCCAATAGTGCCATgtgagagttgggttggctacaccaaagattatggatatactgacaagatgtctctccgccctaacaaggggagttgttgtccacaaagcggcactgtgggttgtctagctcccgcctaccctttctttggattggtggatgcATCTTATTATTGAaatctattgtttatattctatgagggttgttgacgtcaaccgcctgtattcaatggagagagatgctaagctactagcatgaatatgcaccgcctgtattcaatggagaaagatgctaagctactagcatgaatttgcatagcgatctggagacaactatagtgtttttatcaaagttgtcggtatgtcacgtgtccacaACAACTTAATCATTCCGAAACTTCTGTTGGATcaagtaaacctcacgtagcaaataagccattcattttgttgttgaccaaattcgacactttaCACATTGGGTTGATCATTgtttccacttggatacaacctactgtagcctactggcatgacctagagagatacaacctactgtagcctactggcatgacctagagagttacaacctactgtaacctactgccatgacctagagagatacaacgtactgtaacctactggcatgacctagagagatacaacctactgtaacctactggcatgacctagagagatacaacctactgtaacctactggcatggcctagagagttacaacctactgtaacctactggcatgacctaaagagataaaacctactgtagcgtactggcatgacctagagagatacaacctactgtaacatactggcatgacctagagagatacaacctactgtaacctactggcatgacctaaagagataaaacctactgtagcGTACTGGCATggcctagagagatacaacctactgtaacctactggcatggcCTAGAGAGTTactacctactgtaacctactggcatgacctaaagagataaaacctactgtagcGTACTGGcaagacctagagagatacaacctactgtaacctactgacatgacctagagagttacaacctactgtaacctactgacatgacctagagagttacaacctactgtaacctactggcatggcctagagagttacaacctactgtaacctactggcatgacctagagagttacaacctactgtaacctactggcatggcctagagagttacaacctactgtaacctactggcatgacctagagagttacaacctactgtaacctactggcatgacctagagagatacaac
Protein-coding sequences here:
- the LOC139566969 gene encoding zinc finger protein ZFP2-like; its protein translation is LRKRCKYSSYLKIHQRVHTGEKPYSCDQCGKSFIKSSNLTVHQRKHTGKKPFSCNQCVKFFITSRDLTVHQRTHTGEKHYSCDQCGKSFITSSHLTIHQRRHTGEKLPHCSDCGKSFSTSHTLKMHRKTHTGEKSYSCDQCGRSFTQSSSLKSHRKLHTGEKYFSCDQCGKSFTTSSYLTIHQRRHTGEKPYSCVQCGKRYSDKSYLIKHQKIHT